From a single Oceanobacillus kimchii X50 genomic region:
- a CDS encoding PTS system mannose/fructose/sorbose family transporter subunit IID — MAQEMKLTKRDRIAIWWRSTFIQGSWNYERMQNGGWAFSMIPAIKRLYKTKEDRAAALQRHLEFFNTHPYVASPIIGVTLALEEERANGAPVDDKAIQGVKVGMMGPLAGIGDPMFWFTVKPILGALAASLALSGNILGPILYFVLWNLIRMGFKWYSQELGYKAGSKITDDLSGGLLQDITKGASILGMFILGALVNRWVAVSFAPTVSEVQLDDGAYIDWDSLPAGSEGIQTALIQQEQGRSLTQTNVTTLQDNLDSLIPGLAGLLLTLLCMWLLRKKVSPIIMILGLFVVGIVFHVIGLM; from the coding sequence ATGGCTCAAGAGATGAAATTAACAAAAAGAGATCGGATTGCGATTTGGTGGCGATCCACTTTCATTCAAGGTTCTTGGAACTATGAACGTATGCAAAACGGTGGTTGGGCATTTTCCATGATTCCTGCCATCAAGAGATTGTATAAAACAAAAGAAGATCGTGCTGCAGCACTACAACGTCATTTAGAATTCTTTAATACACATCCATATGTAGCTTCTCCGATTATTGGTGTAACATTAGCACTTGAGGAAGAACGGGCAAACGGCGCTCCGGTGGATGACAAGGCAATTCAAGGGGTAAAAGTCGGTATGATGGGACCTCTTGCAGGTATCGGAGATCCGATGTTTTGGTTCACAGTGAAACCAATCCTTGGTGCTTTAGCGGCTTCGCTTGCACTTAGCGGTAATATACTCGGACCAATTCTTTACTTTGTATTATGGAATCTTATTCGTATGGGATTCAAGTGGTATTCACAAGAACTTGGTTACAAAGCCGGTTCCAAAATTACCGACGATTTATCTGGCGGATTACTTCAGGATATTACCAAAGGCGCCTCGATACTCGGTATGTTTATCCTCGGTGCATTGGTAAATAGGTGGGTAGCTGTCTCATTTGCTCCGACGGTATCCGAGGTTCAATTGGACGATGGTGCTTATATTGATTGGGATAGCTTGCCTGCAGGATCGGAAGGAATTCAAACCGCACTGATTCAGCAAGAACAGGGTCGATCACTGACCCAGACGAATGTAACGACCTTACAGGACAACTTAGATAGCTTAATTCCTGGTTTAGCAGGGTTGCTATTAACGCTTCTCTGTATGTGGCTACTAAGGAAGAAAGTTTCTCCAATCATTATGATTCTTGGATTGTTCGTGGTAGGTATCGTCTTCCATGTTATCGGTTTAATGTAA
- a CDS encoding PTS mannose/fructose/sorbose transporter subunit IIC, with protein sequence MELTIIQIILIIIVAFLAGVEGILDEFHFHQPIIACTLIGLVTGEVVPCLILGGTLQLIALGWANIGAAVAPDAALASIASAIILVLGGQGEAGVSSAIAIAVPLAVAGLLLTIIVRTIATGLVHLMDAAAREGNIRRIDFWHIVAICLQGLRIAIPAALILAIGAGPVRELLQSMPSWLTDGLAVGGGMVVAVGYAMVINMMATKEVWPFFAIGFVLATIPSITLMGLGGIGVALALIYLALTKQGGSGNGGNGNTGDPLGEIIDNY encoded by the coding sequence ATGGAATTGACTATTATTCAAATAATATTAATTATTATAGTAGCATTTTTAGCTGGTGTAGAAGGAATCTTGGATGAATTCCACTTCCATCAGCCTATTATTGCCTGTACGTTAATCGGATTAGTTACAGGAGAAGTAGTACCATGTCTTATCTTAGGTGGTACCCTACAATTAATCGCGTTAGGTTGGGCAAACATTGGAGCTGCTGTAGCACCAGATGCTGCACTGGCATCCATTGCATCGGCAATTATTCTTGTATTAGGTGGCCAGGGAGAAGCAGGTGTATCTTCAGCAATCGCGATTGCAGTACCACTTGCAGTTGCAGGTCTATTATTAACTATTATCGTTCGAACGATTGCGACTGGTTTGGTGCACTTAATGGATGCGGCAGCCCGAGAAGGAAACATTAGAAGAATTGATTTTTGGCATATTGTCGCTATTTGTTTACAAGGGTTACGTATCGCAATCCCAGCTGCATTAATTTTGGCAATTGGTGCAGGTCCAGTTAGAGAGTTACTTCAATCTATGCCTTCTTGGTTAACAGATGGTCTAGCAGTCGGCGGTGGAATGGTAGTAGCTGTTGGTTATGCAATGGTTATTAACATGATGGCGACAAAAGAAGTATGGCCGTTCTTTGCGATCGGTTTCGTATTAGCAACTATCCCATCCATCACTCTAATGGGTCTTGGTGGTATCGGTGTAGCTCTTGCATTAATTTACTTAGCACTTACAAAACAAGGCGGTTCAGGTAATGGTGGCAACGGAAACACTGGGGATCCGCTAGGTGAAATTATAGATAACTACTAA